CGTAACTTCGGTGTAATCTGATAGACCCCTTTTTCGACGCGGCTCACGTAGCCCAGTTCGATCAGCTCTCCGAGAATACGATGCACGGTCGGCTTATGCAGGCCCAGTTCCTGGACGATTTCGAGCAACGTCAGCGCACCGCCCGAAGAAGCCAGCACTTCCAGTACGTGCAGCGCTTTGCCGAGTGATGATGCTTCGATTGTGGAAGACATACTGAACCTGATCTGCAGTAAGTATGAAAAAAACGTAAATGTGGTCGCTGCTTGCAACCCACCGTGCGTTTCATTATAGTGAATACACCATTCCACGATAAGATATGGAGCTGAAATTTTTCACGTTTTTTCTGAGGGGCCTGTGATGCGTGTCGGAATACTTGCTCTGCAACACGAATCGAATACGTTTATTCAATCGGCGACCACGCTGGCGGATTTCGAACATGACGTGTTGGCGACCGGCGATGCGATTTATCCGATTTTCAAAACCTCAGCACATGAGATCGGCGGATTCTTCGCCGGCCTGGCGGAGACAGACCTCGAAGCGGTACCGATTTTTGTCGCCCGTGCGCTGCCGGGAGGCACGATCACCGCGGAAACCGTGAAGACGCTGGTTCGGAAAATGCTGGACGCACTGCAGAAGGCGGGACCTCTGGACGGTTTGCTCGTGGCGCCGCATGGTGCAGGTGTCAGTGAAAACGAACGTGACCTGGACGGTTACTGGCTGACACTGGTGCGTGAGCAGGTCGGCCCGAAACTCCCGATCGTCTGTACGTTGGATGCGCATGCGAATGTTTCGCAAGCGATGATCGATGCCTGCGACGCGACGATTGTGTATCGAACAAACCCGCACATTGATCAGAAGGATCGCGGCATCGAAGCGGCGCGTCTGATGCAACGGATTCTGAACGGTGAGGTCAAACCGACGCAAGCCGCCTGCTTTGTGCCGGTGGCGATTAATATTGAACGGCAGCATACGTCTTCCGAGCCGTGCGCGTCGTTATATACACAAGCGGATCAGATGCTGGAAGAACCGGGCGTGCTGTCCAACAGCGTGATTCTGGGTTTTCCCTATGCGGATGTCGCCGAGATGGGTTCCGGGTTTATTGTGGTGACGGATAACAATGCAAGCCGTGCGCAAGAGTTGGCGGATCAACTGGGAGAAAGCCTGATCACGCGCCGCGAAGAATTTGTGGCGCATCTGATTGGCATTGAAGAGGCCCTCGACCAGGCACAACAACTTGAAGGGCCGATCTGTTTTCTGGATATGGGAGACAATATCGGCGGCGGTTCGCCCGCAGACGGCACGACCATTTTACATGCGATTCAACAGCGACAGGGTCCGAACAGCTTTGCCTGTCTTTACGATCCTGAAGCAGCCCAAACGGCGATTGCCGCGGGACCGGGAGCCACATTGTCAGGACTGGCGATGGGAGGCAAGACCGACGACCAGCATGGGGCACCTCTGATTGCCGACGTCACGGTTGTCAGCGTGCACGATGGTCATTTTACGGAATCAGAGGTCCGTCATGGTGGCAAAACCGAATTTCAGATGGGCCCGACAGCGGTGGTAAAAACCGATTTCGGATTGACGATCATGCTCAATAGTCATCGCACGCCCCCCTTCAGTCTGGGACAACTCACATCTTGCGGAATTGAGCCCGCCGATTATCATATTCTTGTCGCGAAGGGAGTGCAGGCACCGCTGGCGGCTTACAAACCGGTCTGCCCGAATCTGATTCGTGTGAATACGCCGGGCGTGACTTCGGCGGACATGGAGCAGTTTCAGTACGAGTATCGCAGAAAGCCACTGTTTCCATTTGAATCCATCGACTAAATTGAATCTCTTTCACACAAAAGGAAATCCCATGCAGATCACAAAAATCGAAACTTCGATTGCGGAATCGATCATGCCCGGTCTGCTGCTGGTGCGGATTCATACCAGCGAAGGAATTGTCGGTTGCGGCGAAACCTATTACGCGCCGCATGCGGTCGCCGCGATGATTCACGACTGGATGTCGCATTATCTGATGGGGAAGAACCCGCTCGATATCGAAGCGCACTGGCGATTTCTGTATGAACGTGCCACGAACTTTGGTTCGCGGGGAACCGAACTGCGGGCGATTTCCGCCATTGATCTGGCGCTGTGGGACATCTTCGGACAAGTGACGTCCCAGCCGGTGTGGCAGTTACTGGGGGGCTGCGTGCAGGAATCGATCCGCACATACAACAGTTGTGGCGGCCCCTCGTATGGTGGCACGAGTGATTTAGAAAGCAAACACACGTGGCCCGGCCATGGCCGTGTGGGAAATCAGGGACCGCTCAACGATTACTGGTCCGCCGTCAATTCACCAGTTGCGCTGGCGGAATCGTTGATTGCGGAAGGTTATCAGGCTCTCAAAGTCTGGACGCTCGATTTTGCTGCTCACAAAACGAATGGGCCGTTGCATATTACCCATAAGGATATCACGCAGGCACTGGAGCCCTTTCGGAAAATTCGCGAAACACTGGGTAATAATATCGAACTGATTATCGACGGTCACGGATTTTTTCAACTCGCCCCGGCACTGCGGATCGCCAAACGGCTGCGGGAATATGACATTCTCTGGGCTGAAGATCTGCTGCGCGTGGATTGCGTCGATACGTTGAGTGATTTTCGTGATAAAGCGGAGATTCCGCTGGCGGTCAGTGAAATGTTTAACGGCCCCGATGACTATCGGCTGGCACTCGAAAAGCGGGCCGCTGATTTCGTGATGATTGATCCGACGTGGGTCGGCGGAATCTCTCAAACCAGAAATATCACACGGCTGGCACAGTTTTATAACATTCCCGTTGTGATGCATGACTGCACGGGACCGCTGACGCTGCTTTCGGGCGTGCATGTGGCGGCGTGTTCGAATAATGTGGCCTGGCAGGAAAGCCTGCGGGCGCACTTGCGAATTTTGTACCCGCAGTTGATCGACACACAAATCCAGGTGGACGACGGTCGGATTGTGATTCCCCAAACGCCGGGACTGGGTGTGGCCTGGTTGCCGGAACTTTTCGAGCCGGGGGAAAACCAGTATCGTATTACGGAACTCGCCTAGTCGGCTCTCAAGAACGTTTACTGCAACCCGGTGATGTTTCCCTGTTCGTCGATGTCGATGCGTAATGCCGCCGGTTCGGAAGGGAGACCGGGCATCGTACGAATTTCGCCGCATAAGGCATACAGAAACCCGGCACCGGCAGAGAGTTTCAAATCGCGTACAGGAAACGTGAAACCTTGAGGTCGTCCTAATAACTTCGGATCGTGCGAAAGCGAATATTGGGTTTTCGCGATGCAGACCGGCAGCCTGCCATAACCGAGTTGTTCGTATTCCTGAATGCGCCGCTGGGCCTTGGGATCATATTCGACGGATGCAGCACCATAAATTTTGGTGGCGATCGTTTCGATTTTGTCTGCGATCGACATTTCGAGCGGATAGAGATATTGAAACTGATTCGGCTGGCCAGCCGCTTTCACGACGGCTTCAGCCAGTGCGATTGAGCCTTGTCCGCCTCGTGCAAATGCGTCGGTCACGACGGCCGCAGAGGCGCCTTGCTCCAGGGCAATCTGCTGAATTTCTGAGAGTTCCTTCTGTCTGTCATTGGGAAAGGCGTTGATGGCCACGACAGTGGGGAGACCGTACTGGCGAATGATATCAAGGTGTGCTTTCAAATTCACGGCACCAGCGCGAATTGCATCGAGATTTTCTTCCAGGAGCGCGGGGGGCAAGGGTTTGCCCGGACGGACTTCAAACAGACCACTCTGCAGCTTCAATGCCCGTGCCGTACAGACCAGAACTTCGGCGTCGGGCTGGAGACTGCTGGTACGGCACTTGATATCGAAAAACTTTTCCGCGCCACAGTCGGCACCAAAGCCGCTTTCCGTTACCACATAATCGGCCAGACGGACGGCAATTTTGTCTGCGACGATGGAACTGTTGCCGTGTGCGATATTTCCAAAAGGCCCCGTGTGTACGAGAAACGGGGTCTGCTCACAACTTTGCACCAGATTCGGTCGAATCGCATCGACGAGCAGTGCCGCCAATGCACCGGCGCAGCCTAACGTTTCTACCGTGACCGGCTGCTTTTCATAAGTCATGCCGACCACAATCCGACCCAGTCGCTGTCTGAGATCTGCCAGATCAGTAGCCAAAGCGAGAATCGCCATGACTTCGGAAGCGGCAGAGAGTTCGAATCCGGTTTCGCGCAAGGGCGCCTGAGGTACCTGATCCAGACCTGTGATGACATGCGCCAAACCGCGATCGCATAAATCCAGGACGCGTTTCCAGGTGATCGTCGCGGGATTGATTTGCGGCGACTTTTTTCGTTTGAGATGATTATCTATGATGCTCGCCAGCAGATTGGTTGCTGCGGTTACTGCGTGCATGTCGCCGGTGAAGTGCAGGTTGATGTCGGCCTGCGGCTCCAGAGTACACTTTCCCCCACCGGCGCCGCCCCCTTTGATGCCGAATACCGGTGCTAACGAAGGCTCGCGCAGTGTGCCGATGGTGGTGTGGCCCAGTTGAGACAAGGCCATCGCCAGGCCGATCGTGGTGACGGTTTTGCCTTCGCCCAACGGGGTCGGGTTGATCGCGGTTACGCCGATGTATTTCGCCTGGGGGCGATCGTCGAGTCGTTCGGCGAGCCCGTGAACCAGTTTGGCTTTATAGCGGCCATAAGGCTCATAATCGTTGCGGCTCAGCCCCAGTTGTTCCGCGATGGCGTCGATTTTCTGCAATCCTGGATCACCGGTGACAGATTGACTTGGTTGATTCATGAGCGGCTTCCTGAGAGTATCTCGTCTGGTCGGTTCAAATCAGCGTACTATGAGGAAAATCGACTTTTCAAGTGAGTGAACTTCGAATTCTTTCCAGCAGTCATTGTGAAATTCAAAATAAATGTCCAGAATTTAAGGGTAAAAGCGCTTTCCTGCCAGCAGCTGCAGGAATCGGGGTCAATGCGGCCGCGAATGCGTTACCGATGAATGAAGAAGAGGGAAAGAAACCAGCCATGCAACTGACATCTGTCGTGACGCCGTTCACCGATGAGAACCTGCGGTTACTTGCGCAAATTGGTGTGACGCATGTGACAATTCGCTACCCGGGCAGGGGACTGGATCGACTGGAAGCGACGAAAGCACAAGTTGAGTCGTGCGGACTACAGATCGCTGCCATTGAAGGGTATCTGCCGATCGAAAATATCAAGCTGGGCAATGAACACTTCGATGCTGAGATCGAGGAGATGCGGGAACTACTTTCAAATATGCAGACCGTCAGCATCCCGTATGTCTGTTACAACTTTATGGCGGGGACGGACTGGGTACGGACCAAGCTGGATGCGCACGAACGGGGCGGCGCTCTGGTAACCGGCTTTGATATCGATCAGGCAGAACAGGCGGTTTCGCTGTCGGAAACGACACGTGAGAAAACCGCAACTACGATCACAGCTGATGAACTCTGGATGAATCTGGAGCGTTTTCTGACGGAGTTAGTTCCCGTGGCGGAAGCGTGCGGCGTCACATTGGCGATGCACCCCGATGATCCACCCCTCGATTCTTTTATGGGCAAAGCACGGATCATGAACTCGGTGGAAGGTTTTGAACGACTGGTGCAGCTGGTGCCGAGCCCGGCGAATGCGATCTGTTTCTGTCAGGGAACATTTGCGGAGATGGGCGTGGATATTCCAGCTACGATTCAGCGACTGGGCTCCCATATCAAGTATGTGCATTTCCGTGATATCCAAGGCAACCGCGAACGGTTTGTGGAAACATTTCACGACAATGGACCGACCGATATGTATGCTGCGGTCAAAGCATATCAACAAATTGGCTTTACCGGCCCGATCCGCCCCGATCATGTGCCTCAACTGGTGGGAGAGGAAGCGGGAGAACCCGGCTACACAATGCTGGGCCGGTTGCATGCGTTTGGATATCTACAGGGGCTGATTGAGGCAGTTCAGAAAAATCGAAATACGTGAAAACCTTTTCACATCACCGTCCACTGATTTGTTTGCGAGAAAAATTCAAATTGACTGGTGGAGGTTGGTCTGATTCCCTGTATAATCGCTCAGAGCAGAACAACTTACCCAGTTATATTGAATTCAAACTGAGAACTCGCAGGATGTGAGGGGATCTGTCAGAAATTGGCTGACCAACGGGCAGGAAGCATGCACAATCGCGGGTGTGTTGCACGTGTCTGCATCTTTACTCGAACAAGAAATTTCTCTGATCAGGAGTCAGTCTCATGCGTATCCGAATGTTATTCGCTGCAGCCGCCATCGTTGCCTGTTGCACTATGTTGCCTCAAACTTCCGAAGCCGGGAAACGGGTGACTTATTACAGTTCGCCGTTTCCTTATGTGGGTCCCGCGCCCGTGTATGCCGTTCCCGCTCCCGTCAATACGGCTTACTACGTGCCTGCGATGACCGCGTATTACGCGCCGGCGTTAGTGCCGGCACCTGTGGTTCCCGCTCCCGTTTACTATCAGCCGGCTCCCGTTTATGTACAGCCAGTAACGACCTACTATGCACCGGCGACCACTTATTATGCTCCCGGTAAAGTGGTTTATAAAACACGCGGACCCCGTTTCCTCGCGCCGAATTATAAAACGGTTGTAAAATACCGATAAGCAATCCATGACATGTAGGGGGCGAGCCATGTCTCGCCCCGACGTTTCAGGTACAGAAAAAGGGTAAGGTTTCTTGAACTGGAAACCTTACCCTTTTTTCAACAGTTGTTTCTGTCTTATCTCACTGTTGGGCAAGCCAACAGTGCCACACATTATCAGTTTTCATGCGTTGTGATTGGTGTGATCAGACTACAGTGTCCAGCCTTTGCGGTATTCGCGCTGGATGTACTGAGCGGCTTCGGGGACGTTGGTTACTTTGAGGTTATCGGCGTCCCATTCGAGTTTCTTCTGACCGACGCGATACGAAACATTGCCCAGAAGAACCGTTTCGGTTAGCGGACCGGCATAACCGAAGTTGCTGCCAGTCGGAGTGCCATTGCGAATGGCATCCAGCCATTCGATGTGGTGTGTCTGAGGTCGGGTCAGATAAGGTTCAACCGGTTTGGCTTCTTTGCCGGCTTCCATGAAGACTTTATTGGTGCCGTAGTCGGCGAGCAAACGACCGTCTTCCCCTTCAAACAGGACGGCACTGTTTTTCTCGTAGAGTTCGGCACCTTTGGGCTTCCAGCCGCCGTGATACCAGGTCATGTGCACGGGGGGCAGATCATCGCGTTCGGCGAAATCGTAATCGACGCGCATCTGACTGGGGCAATCGTTTTCGCCGCCGTGTCCTTTTTCACCGACGCCGACGATTGTTTTGGGATACTTCAGCTTCAAGGCCCAGAAGGGGAGGTCCATGTAATGGCAACCGAAGTCACCTAACTGACCATTACCAAAATCCCACCAGTAGCGCCAGTTGAAGTGGAAGCTCGTTTCATTATAAGGGCGGAAGGGCGCAGGTCCGATCCACTGATCGTAGTTGACGTAGGCAGGGGGATGATTTTCCTTGGACCGCTTACCCTCAATTCGTACGCCCCCGCCGACCCAGACATGGACACGGCGGACAGGGCCGATAACTCCAGACTGAACCATTTCCACCACCTTGCGGTAGTTGTCGCTGGCGTGAATCTGATTACCCATCTGGGTGGGGACCCCGGCTTTGGCAGCCAGATCGGTGAGCACACGTGCTTCGTAGACAGAATGGGTTAACGGTTTTTCACAGTAGACGGGCAAGCCTTTGCGGAGCGCCATCGCGGCTGCGGGTGCGTGCATGTGATCGGGAGTGCTGACCAGCACGCCATCCAAGTCTTCCCGGTCCAGGGCTTTACGATAATCATCGTAGGTATCAGCGTGCGGGAATTCTTTGGACGCTTTATCCAGACGATGCGCGTCGATGTCGCAGAGTGCCACGAAGTTTTCTGACTTGGTGCCGGTGATATTGGAGTACGCCCGGGCGGCGACACCAATCGTCGCCAGATTCAATTTTTCATTGGGGCTTTTCCTTTTCGGAGCGGCTGCGAGCGATTCCAGAGGCAGGGCGTTGGTGAAGGCGGGAACGGCGGTTCCGGCGATCAATGCTTTCTTGAGAAACTCACGGCGGTCAACTGAATTTGACATGGAAATTCTCCTTGGGTGGGTAATCCGGGGTGCATGTGGAATCGATCGGGAACTCACCTGACCAGCAACGGGGGCTTGATAAAAGCAAATGGCTCCCATTGAAATGCAGGTGAAAGCAGTTGTCAGCGATAATATATTAACGTTTTTTAATATATCGCATGGAAAAACGGAAATCGAGCCTATTGTGATGAAAGGTAGGAAATTTCAATGTGAGAGGAACTGGCTGAAATGAAGCAGGGGATGTCAGTTGGAGGTTTCGGAGGTCAGGTCTTCCGAAATGCTGACTGCTTTTTCGACGCCGGTCACCAACTGATCGAGGCGGAAGGGTTTGTAGAGCACACATTTGAGGCCGAGCTGGCGTGCTTTTACGATCGAGTGCGTGGGGTCATAACCGAAGCCGGTCATCAGAATGACCGGCAGGTGCTCATGAATTTCCCGGATCTGGGCGAAGCATTCATACCCGTTCATATCGGGCAGTCGAATATCGGCGATGACCA
This genomic interval from Gimesia alba contains the following:
- a CDS encoding M81 family metallopeptidase, which gives rise to MRVGILALQHESNTFIQSATTLADFEHDVLATGDAIYPIFKTSAHEIGGFFAGLAETDLEAVPIFVARALPGGTITAETVKTLVRKMLDALQKAGPLDGLLVAPHGAGVSENERDLDGYWLTLVREQVGPKLPIVCTLDAHANVSQAMIDACDATIVYRTNPHIDQKDRGIEAARLMQRILNGEVKPTQAACFVPVAINIERQHTSSEPCASLYTQADQMLEEPGVLSNSVILGFPYADVAEMGSGFIVVTDNNASRAQELADQLGESLITRREEFVAHLIGIEEALDQAQQLEGPICFLDMGDNIGGGSPADGTTILHAIQQRQGPNSFACLYDPEAAQTAIAAGPGATLSGLAMGGKTDDQHGAPLIADVTVVSVHDGHFTESEVRHGGKTEFQMGPTAVVKTDFGLTIMLNSHRTPPFSLGQLTSCGIEPADYHILVAKGVQAPLAAYKPVCPNLIRVNTPGVTSADMEQFQYEYRRKPLFPFESID
- a CDS encoding mandelate racemase/muconate lactonizing enzyme family protein, translated to MQITKIETSIAESIMPGLLLVRIHTSEGIVGCGETYYAPHAVAAMIHDWMSHYLMGKNPLDIEAHWRFLYERATNFGSRGTELRAISAIDLALWDIFGQVTSQPVWQLLGGCVQESIRTYNSCGGPSYGGTSDLESKHTWPGHGRVGNQGPLNDYWSAVNSPVALAESLIAEGYQALKVWTLDFAAHKTNGPLHITHKDITQALEPFRKIRETLGNNIELIIDGHGFFQLAPALRIAKRLREYDILWAEDLLRVDCVDTLSDFRDKAEIPLAVSEMFNGPDDYRLALEKRAADFVMIDPTWVGGISQTRNITRLAQFYNIPVVMHDCTGPLTLLSGVHVAACSNNVAWQESLRAHLRILYPQLIDTQIQVDDGRIVIPQTPGLGVAWLPELFEPGENQYRITELA
- a CDS encoding formate--tetrahydrofolate ligase, with protein sequence MNQPSQSVTGDPGLQKIDAIAEQLGLSRNDYEPYGRYKAKLVHGLAERLDDRPQAKYIGVTAINPTPLGEGKTVTTIGLAMALSQLGHTTIGTLREPSLAPVFGIKGGGAGGGKCTLEPQADINLHFTGDMHAVTAATNLLASIIDNHLKRKKSPQINPATITWKRVLDLCDRGLAHVITGLDQVPQAPLRETGFELSAASEVMAILALATDLADLRQRLGRIVVGMTYEKQPVTVETLGCAGALAALLVDAIRPNLVQSCEQTPFLVHTGPFGNIAHGNSSIVADKIAVRLADYVVTESGFGADCGAEKFFDIKCRTSSLQPDAEVLVCTARALKLQSGLFEVRPGKPLPPALLEENLDAIRAGAVNLKAHLDIIRQYGLPTVVAINAFPNDRQKELSEIQQIALEQGASAAVVTDAFARGGQGSIALAEAVVKAAGQPNQFQYLYPLEMSIADKIETIATKIYGAASVEYDPKAQRRIQEYEQLGYGRLPVCIAKTQYSLSHDPKLLGRPQGFTFPVRDLKLSAGAGFLYALCGEIRTMPGLPSEPAALRIDIDEQGNITGLQ
- a CDS encoding mannonate dehydratase; this translates as MQLTSVVTPFTDENLRLLAQIGVTHVTIRYPGRGLDRLEATKAQVESCGLQIAAIEGYLPIENIKLGNEHFDAEIEEMRELLSNMQTVSIPYVCYNFMAGTDWVRTKLDAHERGGALVTGFDIDQAEQAVSLSETTREKTATTITADELWMNLERFLTELVPVAEACGVTLAMHPDDPPLDSFMGKARIMNSVEGFERLVQLVPSPANAICFCQGTFAEMGVDIPATIQRLGSHIKYVHFRDIQGNRERFVETFHDNGPTDMYAAVKAYQQIGFTGPIRPDHVPQLVGEEAGEPGYTMLGRLHAFGYLQGLIEAVQKNRNT
- a CDS encoding Gfo/Idh/MocA family protein, producing MSNSVDRREFLKKALIAGTAVPAFTNALPLESLAAAPKRKSPNEKLNLATIGVAARAYSNITGTKSENFVALCDIDAHRLDKASKEFPHADTYDDYRKALDREDLDGVLVSTPDHMHAPAAAMALRKGLPVYCEKPLTHSVYEARVLTDLAAKAGVPTQMGNQIHASDNYRKVVEMVQSGVIGPVRRVHVWVGGGVRIEGKRSKENHPPAYVNYDQWIGPAPFRPYNETSFHFNWRYWWDFGNGQLGDFGCHYMDLPFWALKLKYPKTIVGVGEKGHGGENDCPSQMRVDYDFAERDDLPPVHMTWYHGGWKPKGAELYEKNSAVLFEGEDGRLLADYGTNKVFMEAGKEAKPVEPYLTRPQTHHIEWLDAIRNGTPTGSNFGYAGPLTETVLLGNVSYRVGQKKLEWDADNLKVTNVPEAAQYIQREYRKGWTL